In the genome of Pseudanabaena mucicola str. Chao 1806, the window ACTGAAACAATTTGCCAAACCGTAAAGAATGGGGGGCTTAATGGCGTACAACTACATGGTGATGAGTCTCCAGAGTTTTGTGATGAGGTGCGATCGCATCTCGCTCAATTGAAACCAAACATTAAACTCATCAAAGCTCTCCGAGTTAAAGATCAATCAGGATTAGCACAAGCTCAACGTTATAGTGATGTGGTTGATGTGATCTTACTCGATGCCTACGATCCACAAATAGCAGGAGGCACTGGCAAAACCATCGATTGGCAAATGTTGCGCGATTTCCGTCCCCATTGTGACTGGTGGCTAGCGGGAGGTCTATCCCCAGAAAATGTTGAACAGGCGATCGCACTTGTATATCCCAGTGGTTTAGATGTATCGAGTGGGGTGGAGCGTTCTGCAGGCGACAAGGATTTAGCTAAAGTTCAGGATTTTTTACAGACTTGCTATTTTTCAATATAAATGTCAACGATAGTTTCGGCTTTGCTCAGCGAACAATGGATGTTAGTTTATAACAATGGCTTAGGCTTCGCTCAGCCATCTTTACTCAACTCAGCCATCTTTACTCAGCCATTGATAGCTTCAACTTATTTCATCTAGAAATAGCTGAGATTTCGGTTAATCAACGATGGCTGAGCGCAGTCAAAGCCATCGTTGATTAACTTTATTTATAATTAAGATAGATTAAGGAGCTAATTCATATTTG includes:
- a CDS encoding phosphoribosylanthranilate isomerase, which encodes MLVMYIKICGLTKIDQAQSIAQMGVNAIGFICVSSSPRYITTSAIAQVTTSLIPNFPNLDLIGVFLNASTETICQTVKNGGLNGVQLHGDESPEFCDEVRSHLAQLKPNIKLIKALRVKDQSGLAQAQRYSDVVDVILLDAYDPQIAGGTGKTIDWQMLRDFRPHCDWWLAGGLSPENVEQAIALVYPSGLDVSSGVERSAGDKDLAKVQDFLQTCYFSI